A region from the uncultured Holophaga sp. genome encodes:
- a CDS encoding acetolactate synthase large subunit gives MKASDLMVKCLENEGVKYVFGVPGEENLDFLESLRSSSIQLVLTRHEQSAGFMAATIGRLTGVPGVCLSTLGPGATNLVTAAAYAQLGAMPMCMITGQKPIHSSKQGHFQIIDTVGMMKPLTKHTKQAVRGGRIPSIVRESFAIASDERPGAVHIELPEDVAFEDTTAQPFPVHPVRRPDPNEKAIAQAAEWIEQAHSPLILVGAGANRKAVSKTLKPFVEKTGIPFFSTQMGKGVLPEDHPLCLGTAALSDRDYLHCAIERADLILNIGHDVVEKPPFFMKPEGTRVIHINFKAAHVDDIYFPQLEVVGDLSNAVWQLHERVRVSPRWDFAYFMKVKAHVDAKIAERADSNSFPVLPQRLVADVRSSMGPCDIVALDNGMYKIWFARNYRAWKPNTLLLDNALATMGAGLPSAMAAKMVYPEKKVLAVCGDGGFMMNSQELETAVRLGLDLVVLILNSNGYGMIQWKQAGQELPNWGLDFGNPDFVKYAEAYGAHGHRIERTEDLRSTLVECLNAKGVHVIEVPVDYSENARVLTQELGQKSCII, from the coding sequence ATGAAAGCCAGTGATCTGATGGTCAAGTGCCTCGAGAACGAGGGTGTGAAGTACGTCTTCGGTGTGCCCGGTGAGGAGAATCTCGACTTCCTGGAATCACTCCGGAGTTCCAGCATCCAGTTGGTGCTCACCCGCCATGAACAGAGTGCGGGCTTCATGGCGGCCACCATCGGCCGCCTCACGGGCGTCCCTGGGGTCTGTCTCTCCACCCTTGGCCCCGGCGCGACCAACCTGGTGACCGCCGCCGCCTATGCCCAGTTGGGCGCCATGCCCATGTGCATGATCACCGGACAGAAGCCCATCCACTCCAGCAAGCAGGGGCACTTCCAGATCATCGACACCGTCGGGATGATGAAGCCCCTCACCAAGCACACCAAGCAGGCCGTCCGGGGAGGGCGCATCCCCTCCATCGTCCGCGAGTCCTTTGCCATCGCCAGCGATGAGCGCCCGGGGGCCGTCCACATCGAGCTGCCCGAGGATGTGGCCTTCGAGGACACCACGGCCCAGCCCTTCCCGGTCCACCCGGTCCGCCGTCCCGATCCCAACGAGAAGGCCATCGCCCAGGCCGCCGAGTGGATCGAGCAGGCCCACTCCCCTCTGATTCTGGTGGGGGCCGGGGCCAATCGGAAGGCCGTCTCCAAGACCTTGAAGCCTTTCGTGGAGAAGACCGGCATCCCCTTCTTCTCCACTCAGATGGGCAAGGGCGTGTTGCCCGAGGACCACCCCCTCTGCCTGGGCACAGCGGCCCTCTCGGACCGGGACTACCTGCACTGCGCCATCGAGCGGGCTGACCTGATCCTGAACATCGGCCACGATGTGGTGGAGAAGCCTCCCTTCTTCATGAAGCCTGAGGGGACCCGCGTCATCCACATCAACTTCAAGGCCGCCCATGTGGACGACATCTACTTCCCCCAGCTGGAGGTGGTCGGGGATCTCTCCAATGCCGTCTGGCAGCTGCATGAGCGGGTGCGTGTCTCCCCACGGTGGGATTTCGCCTACTTCATGAAGGTCAAGGCCCATGTGGACGCCAAGATCGCCGAGCGGGCCGACTCCAACAGCTTCCCGGTCCTGCCCCAGCGGCTGGTGGCCGATGTCCGCAGCTCCATGGGACCCTGCGACATCGTGGCCCTGGACAACGGGATGTACAAGATCTGGTTCGCCCGGAACTACCGTGCGTGGAAGCCCAACACCCTCCTGCTGGACAACGCCCTGGCCACCATGGGCGCCGGACTGCCCTCCGCCATGGCCGCCAAGATGGTCTATCCCGAGAAGAAGGTTCTGGCGGTCTGTGGTGACGGCGGCTTCATGATGAACAGTCAGGAGCTGGAGACGGCGGTCCGCCTCGGCCTGGACTTGGTCGTGCTCATCCTCAACAGCAACGGCTACGGCATGATCCAGTGGAAGCAGGCTGGCCAGGAACTGCCGAACTGGGGCCTGGACTTCGGGAACCCCGACTTCGTGAAGTATGCCGAGGCCTACGGGGCCCACGGCCACCGCATCGAGCGCACCGAGGATCTCCGGTCCACCCTGGTGGAGTGCCTCAACGCCAAGGGGGTGCATGTCATCGAAGTCCCCGTGGACTACAGTGAGAACGCCCGGGTCCTGACCCAGGAACTCGGCCAGAAGTCCTGCATCATTTAG
- a CDS encoding aldehyde dehydrogenase family protein has translation MSKSVETHPIWVCGQAVTTERVLEVLSPYSGAVVYRTCLGGEAEYEAAVRGAQAVRQEMQDLPVFKRHGILMQISEAIDTHRETFATIMARESGKPYKVALAEVQRAALTFQVSAEEARRLPGEVMSLDWTPGGAKKEAIIKYFPVGIVAGISPFNFPLNLVAHKVAPAIAAGCPIILKPASKTPVSALFLASLIARTELPKGALSVLPMDRETGNRLVTDECFGLLSFTGSPEVGWEMKKHCGKKKVVLELGGNAGVIIDQDADMERAAARAVVGAFGNTGQSCIHTQRILVHEALFAAFTRRFVELASLLKVGDPEDPEVDLSAVIDEKNALRLEAWIQEAKGDGAQVLLGGQRQGNVISPTVLTGTRPSSKVCALETFGPTVAIEPFSDFRAAIDAINDSPFGLQAGVFTFDTRKVQYAFEHLHVGGVTINEVPTFRAEQMPYGGVKDSGIGREGPKYAILDMLEPRVLLLDHDGSF, from the coding sequence ATGTCCAAGTCAGTGGAAACCCACCCCATCTGGGTCTGCGGCCAGGCCGTGACCACCGAGCGGGTCCTGGAGGTCCTGAGCCCCTACTCCGGTGCTGTGGTCTACCGCACCTGCCTGGGCGGCGAGGCGGAGTATGAGGCGGCGGTCCGTGGGGCCCAGGCTGTGCGCCAGGAGATGCAGGATCTCCCCGTGTTCAAGCGTCATGGGATCCTGATGCAGATCTCGGAGGCCATCGATACCCATCGTGAGACCTTTGCCACCATCATGGCCCGGGAGTCGGGCAAGCCCTACAAGGTGGCCCTGGCCGAGGTGCAGCGCGCCGCCCTCACCTTCCAGGTGAGCGCCGAAGAGGCCCGCCGCCTGCCCGGTGAGGTGATGAGCCTGGACTGGACGCCCGGCGGTGCCAAGAAGGAAGCCATCATCAAGTACTTCCCCGTGGGGATCGTGGCGGGCATCTCGCCCTTCAACTTCCCGCTGAACCTGGTGGCCCACAAGGTGGCACCCGCCATCGCGGCCGGCTGCCCCATCATCCTCAAGCCCGCTTCCAAGACCCCCGTCTCCGCCCTCTTCCTGGCCTCCCTCATCGCCCGGACCGAGCTGCCCAAGGGCGCCCTCTCGGTATTGCCCATGGATCGGGAGACCGGCAACCGCCTTGTGACCGACGAGTGCTTCGGCCTGCTCAGCTTCACTGGCTCGCCCGAGGTGGGCTGGGAGATGAAGAAACACTGCGGCAAGAAGAAAGTGGTCCTGGAGTTGGGTGGCAATGCCGGCGTCATCATCGACCAGGATGCCGACATGGAGCGGGCCGCAGCCCGAGCCGTCGTGGGGGCCTTCGGCAACACCGGCCAGAGCTGCATCCACACCCAGCGCATCCTGGTCCATGAGGCCCTCTTCGCAGCCTTCACCCGGCGTTTCGTGGAGCTGGCCTCCCTCCTCAAGGTCGGAGACCCCGAGGATCCGGAAGTGGACCTTTCGGCCGTCATCGATGAGAAGAATGCTCTGCGGCTGGAGGCCTGGATCCAGGAGGCCAAGGGTGACGGCGCCCAGGTGCTCCTGGGCGGACAGCGGCAGGGCAATGTGATCAGTCCGACCGTGCTCACCGGAACCAGGCCCAGCTCCAAGGTGTGCGCCCTCGAGACCTTCGGCCCCACGGTGGCCATCGAGCCCTTCTCGGACTTCCGGGCGGCCATTGATGCCATCAACGACTCCCCCTTTGGCCTCCAGGCCGGGGTCTTCACCTTCGACACCCGGAAGGTGCAGTACGCCTTCGAGCACCTGCATGTGGGCGGGGTCACCATCAATGAGGTGCCGACCTTCAGGGCCGAGCAGATGCCCTACGGCGGAGTGAAAGACTCGGGCATCGGTCGCGAGGGCCCCAAATACGCCATCCTCGACATGCTGGAGCCCCGGGTCCTGCTGCTGGACCACGACGGGAGCTTTTGA
- a CDS encoding glucose-1-phosphate adenylyltransferase: MPAHTDVLAVILGGGRGTRLHPLTGMRSKPAVPIAGKYRLIDIPISNCINSGIFKVHVLTQFNSVSLHRHITSTYKFDAFHTGFVEVLAAEQTPTSETWYQGTADAIRKQLFEIQAARVDHVLVLAGDHLYRMNYARMLAQHVASDADITVALQPIRREDAPRFGLLKRREDGRVVDFVEKPKDPVVQETMKCRDDEERPFLGSMGIYVFKIGALVDLLLEHPDYDDFGKDVIPHAIRHRPVQGFDFDGYWEDIGTIRSFYDTNLELTQPNPPFSFYDAKAPIYTHSRFLPGSMVRNSRIDRALITEGCVLEDAEIIHSIIGLRSLVGAGSLVKDTILMGADYYDTRPHDIGMGIGKNCHIEGAILDKNVRVGDGSRIMPFPRGMDLDHGSFVVQDGIVVIPKGTILPPGTYIGPQV, from the coding sequence ATGCCTGCACACACGGACGTCTTGGCGGTCATTCTCGGTGGTGGAAGGGGGACGCGACTGCACCCCCTGACCGGCATGCGGTCCAAGCCTGCCGTGCCCATCGCCGGCAAGTACCGGCTCATCGACATCCCCATCAGCAACTGCATCAACTCGGGGATCTTCAAGGTCCATGTGTTGACCCAGTTCAACTCGGTGAGCCTGCACCGCCACATCACCAGCACCTACAAGTTCGACGCCTTCCACACGGGCTTCGTGGAGGTACTGGCCGCGGAACAAACCCCCACCAGCGAGACCTGGTACCAGGGCACCGCCGATGCCATCCGCAAGCAGCTCTTCGAGATCCAGGCGGCGCGGGTGGACCATGTCCTGGTGCTGGCCGGTGACCATCTCTACCGCATGAACTACGCCAGGATGCTCGCGCAGCATGTGGCCTCCGACGCTGACATCACCGTTGCCCTGCAGCCCATCCGTCGCGAGGACGCCCCCCGCTTCGGCCTCCTGAAGCGCCGGGAGGACGGCCGGGTGGTGGACTTCGTCGAGAAGCCCAAGGACCCCGTCGTCCAGGAGACGATGAAGTGCCGGGACGACGAGGAGCGCCCCTTCCTGGGCTCCATGGGGATCTACGTCTTCAAGATCGGTGCCCTGGTGGACTTGCTCCTGGAGCACCCCGATTACGATGATTTCGGCAAGGATGTGATCCCCCACGCCATCCGCCACCGCCCAGTGCAGGGCTTCGACTTCGACGGGTACTGGGAGGACATCGGCACCATCCGCTCCTTCTACGACACCAACCTGGAACTCACCCAGCCCAACCCCCCCTTCAGCTTCTACGACGCCAAGGCCCCCATCTACACCCACTCCCGCTTCCTGCCTGGCTCCATGGTCCGGAACAGCCGCATCGACCGGGCCCTCATCACCGAGGGTTGCGTCCTCGAAGACGCCGAGATCATCCACTCCATCATCGGCCTGCGCAGCCTGGTGGGTGCAGGGTCCCTGGTGAAGGACACCATCCTGATGGGCGCGGACTACTACGACACCCGCCCCCATGACATCGGCATGGGGATTGGAAAGAACTGTCACATCGAGGGTGCCATCCTGGACAAGAACGTCCGGGTCGGGGACGGCTCACGTATCATGCCCTTCCCGCGGGGCATGGATCTGGATCATGGCAGCTTCGTGGTCCAGGACGGTATCGTCGTCATTCCCAAGGGCACCATCCTGCCCCCCGGCACCTACATCGGACCTCAGGTATGA
- the xseA gene encoding exodeoxyribonuclease VII large subunit, with protein sequence MTEGPLTVRAFLEEVKRCVEHPFTGVSVEGEVANSRNSGRHWYFTLREEGASVPCAVWASQQRSIGAAPRDGERIVVQGSLNLYVAGGSLTLVVSRIRRAGLGDLQARLRELEAELRRRGLFDRPRRPLPRFPKRIGVVAALGGAALRDILEVTRRRAPGIDLLIAPAAAQGERSVPENLMALQEIQDPFWDCDLILLARGGGSLEDLWGYNDPALVEAVASCRVPVITGVGHEIDTTLVDLAADRRAATPSQAAELATPDRRQLASELARRTEALHARLAWRLQGFESTLNLMVDRGLLRCDPAGTVRARLETLGRRLEEAQPLRRLDRAAHRWSLLRQRLGHAAGRAAGEGEGPRRAEASHRLQVAAERQLAQLRERLSILSARLQGLDPTRPLQRGFVMVRGGDGQPVKSAGLLPPQAVATLVWADGERQAVLD encoded by the coding sequence ATGACCGAAGGACCCCTCACCGTCCGGGCCTTCCTGGAGGAGGTCAAGCGGTGTGTGGAGCACCCCTTCACCGGCGTCTCGGTCGAGGGGGAGGTGGCCAATTCCCGGAATTCCGGGAGGCACTGGTATTTCACCCTCCGGGAGGAGGGGGCCTCGGTGCCGTGTGCCGTCTGGGCCAGTCAGCAGCGCAGCATCGGAGCCGCTCCCCGGGATGGCGAGCGCATCGTCGTGCAGGGCAGCCTCAACCTGTACGTCGCCGGAGGCAGCCTCACCCTGGTGGTGAGCCGGATCCGGCGCGCCGGCCTGGGGGATCTGCAGGCCCGGCTCCGGGAGCTGGAGGCCGAGCTCCGCAGACGGGGGCTCTTCGATCGTCCCCGGCGGCCCCTCCCGCGCTTCCCCAAGCGCATAGGCGTGGTGGCGGCCCTGGGGGGGGCCGCCCTCCGGGACATCCTGGAGGTCACCCGTCGCCGCGCCCCGGGGATTGACCTGCTCATCGCCCCGGCAGCCGCCCAGGGGGAGCGCTCGGTGCCCGAGAACCTCATGGCCCTCCAGGAGATCCAGGACCCCTTCTGGGACTGCGACCTGATCCTCCTCGCCCGGGGGGGCGGGAGTCTCGAGGACCTCTGGGGCTACAACGACCCGGCCTTGGTGGAGGCGGTGGCCAGCTGTCGGGTTCCGGTCATCACCGGGGTGGGGCACGAGATTGACACCACCCTGGTGGACCTGGCCGCCGACAGGCGTGCGGCCACCCCCAGCCAGGCGGCTGAGCTGGCCACCCCTGACCGGCGGCAGCTGGCCAGTGAGCTGGCCCGCCGGACCGAGGCGCTGCACGCCCGGCTGGCCTGGCGTCTCCAGGGCTTCGAGTCCACCCTGAATCTCATGGTGGACCGGGGCCTGTTGCGCTGCGACCCTGCCGGAACTGTCCGGGCCCGCCTGGAGACCCTGGGGCGCCGCCTGGAGGAGGCCCAGCCCCTGAGGCGCCTTGACCGCGCGGCCCACCGCTGGTCCCTGCTCAGGCAGAGGCTGGGCCACGCCGCAGGCCGCGCAGCAGGCGAGGGAGAAGGCCCCCGCCGGGCGGAGGCCAGCCACAGGCTTCAGGTGGCGGCAGAGCGGCAGCTTGCCCAGCTCCGGGAACGCTTATCCATCCTCTCGGCCCGTCTTCAGGGCCTGGATCCCACCCGGCCTCTGCAGCGGGGTTTTGTAATGGTCCGGGGAGGCGATGGCCAACCTGTCAAGAGCGCCGGTCTCCTGCCCCCCCAGGCTGTTGCGACCCTGGTCTGGGCCGATGGCGAGCGACAGGCTGTGCTGGACTGA
- a CDS encoding diguanylate cyclase, whose amino-acid sequence MSLTPDPAHQPDAPASAAAEQHLPSTCAGHPVTRELLASLADLSRELGSDGTSADRMQASQLMDLTQRQNNEVFLRRLVHLAEAGLLVEERRMVVSAEILDEVRSAFLHQELARQRRLDIHIEPSHPFLTDPSVLSSALIFMVKSAEALAPEGSPLRLWMERSGKLRHFHLRFQDPGAGLQSCPFLASARLLAENCLGGGFAIEHSPGGTASLILTLPDNSPALRHETSVDALNRNLQPPKPSSERCTILAADDSRTIRHLIRTILVREHEVILASDGIEALRLAREATPDLILLDVIMPGLNGFEVCRALKEDPATKEIPVLFLTALSGDTDEALALAGGASDFIIKPISPPVLAARVRHHLELKRSREHLKALTLLDGLTGIANRRRYDEQLQQEWLRCGRSGNPLSLVMGDVDYFKCFNDGYGHLMGDDCLRQVARAMADSLHRPGDLAARYGGEEFVCILPETDLEGARQVAGAIRRAVEGLRMPHSFSPVAGHVTISLGVATAWPSEISRIEDLTRQADLNMYEAKRRGRNRVVS is encoded by the coding sequence GTGAGCCTGACACCCGACCCCGCCCACCAGCCCGACGCACCCGCCTCCGCAGCCGCGGAGCAGCACCTGCCGAGCACCTGCGCCGGGCATCCGGTGACGCGGGAACTCCTGGCATCCCTGGCCGATCTCTCCAGGGAACTGGGTTCGGACGGCACCTCTGCCGACCGCATGCAGGCAAGCCAGCTCATGGACCTCACCCAGCGCCAGAACAATGAAGTCTTCCTGCGCAGACTGGTCCATCTGGCCGAGGCGGGGCTGCTGGTCGAGGAGCGGCGCATGGTGGTCTCTGCCGAGATCCTGGACGAGGTCCGCTCGGCCTTCCTCCACCAGGAGCTCGCCCGCCAGCGCCGTCTGGACATCCATATCGAACCCAGCCATCCCTTCCTCACCGATCCCAGCGTCCTCTCCTCAGCCCTCATCTTCATGGTGAAGTCGGCGGAGGCCCTGGCCCCGGAGGGCTCCCCCCTGCGCCTCTGGATGGAGCGGAGCGGCAAGCTGCGCCACTTCCACCTCCGCTTCCAGGACCCGGGAGCCGGGCTCCAGTCCTGCCCCTTCCTCGCCTCGGCCCGCCTCCTCGCCGAGAACTGCCTCGGAGGAGGCTTCGCCATCGAACACAGCCCGGGCGGCACTGCGTCCCTCATCCTGACCCTGCCGGACAACAGCCCCGCCCTCCGCCACGAGACATCAGTCGATGCGCTGAACAGGAACCTCCAGCCACCCAAACCCAGCTCGGAGCGATGCACCATCCTGGCTGCCGACGACTCCAGGACCATCCGGCACCTGATCCGCACCATCCTCGTCCGCGAGCATGAAGTCATCCTGGCCTCCGATGGGATCGAAGCCCTGAGGCTCGCCCGGGAGGCCACGCCGGACCTGATCCTGCTCGACGTGATCATGCCGGGCCTGAACGGCTTCGAGGTCTGCCGAGCCCTCAAGGAGGACCCGGCCACGAAGGAGATCCCCGTGCTCTTCCTCACTGCCTTGAGCGGGGATACGGACGAGGCCCTGGCCCTGGCGGGGGGTGCCTCGGACTTCATCATCAAGCCCATCAGCCCGCCCGTGCTTGCGGCCCGGGTCAGACACCACCTCGAGCTCAAGCGGAGCCGGGAGCACCTCAAGGCCCTGACCCTGCTGGACGGACTCACAGGGATCGCCAACCGCCGCCGGTATGACGAACAGCTTCAGCAGGAGTGGCTCCGCTGCGGCCGCTCGGGGAACCCCCTGTCCCTGGTCATGGGGGATGTGGACTACTTCAAGTGCTTCAACGATGGCTACGGACACCTGATGGGAGATGACTGCCTGCGCCAGGTGGCCCGGGCCATGGCCGACAGCCTCCACCGTCCTGGGGACCTGGCCGCCCGCTATGGAGGGGAGGAGTTCGTCTGCATCCTGCCGGAGACGGACCTGGAGGGCGCCCGTCAAGTGGCGGGGGCGATCCGGAGAGCCGTCGAAGGTCTGCGGATGCCCCACAGCTTCTCGCCTGTGGCCGGACACGTGACCATCAGTCTGGGTGTGGCCACCGCCTGGCCGAGTGAGATCTCCCGCATCGAGGACCTCACCCGGCAGGCCGACCTCAATATGTACGAAGCCAAGCGCCGGGGTCGCAACCGCGTCGTCAGCTGA
- a CDS encoding radical SAM protein, with protein sequence MASLFDTEPQAPLLFGECLVEPGEARSILRPQRDERLGFGFALSPYRGCSHGCRYCYVRGYPDPFHPREDWGRWIAPKTNAPELLWAQRHRLRGASIFLSTATDPYQPLEREFRLTRACLKILLELGSPKVVLHTRSALVLQDLELLRDFGPRLSVGLSIPTDDDTVRQVAEPRAPAIPTRWSTMERLARGGIRVGVAVSPLLPVDNPAIFARRAAACGASSAWVGRLRLLDRDPFRALLEERGWEHILSPDYAEQVREAFHRELPQQQRPLPPPDRPGRAFPRPRPEAQHPPLF encoded by the coding sequence ATGGCCAGCCTCTTTGATACCGAGCCGCAAGCCCCCCTCCTCTTCGGGGAGTGCCTGGTGGAGCCCGGGGAGGCCCGCAGCATCCTCAGGCCCCAGCGGGACGAGCGCCTGGGCTTCGGCTTCGCCCTGAGCCCCTACCGCGGCTGCTCCCACGGTTGCCGCTACTGCTATGTCCGGGGCTACCCCGACCCCTTCCATCCACGGGAGGACTGGGGCCGCTGGATCGCCCCCAAGACCAACGCCCCTGAACTCCTCTGGGCCCAGCGTCATCGCCTCCGGGGTGCCTCGATCTTCCTCTCCACCGCCACGGATCCCTACCAGCCCCTGGAGCGGGAGTTCCGTCTGACCCGAGCCTGCCTGAAGATCCTTCTGGAGCTGGGAAGCCCCAAGGTGGTCCTCCACACCCGCTCGGCGCTGGTGCTTCAGGATCTGGAACTGCTGCGGGACTTCGGTCCCAGGCTCTCGGTGGGCCTCTCCATCCCCACGGACGACGACACGGTGCGCCAGGTGGCCGAGCCGAGGGCACCGGCCATCCCCACCCGCTGGTCCACCATGGAGCGGCTTGCCCGGGGCGGGATCCGGGTGGGCGTGGCGGTGAGCCCTCTCCTGCCGGTGGACAACCCGGCGATCTTCGCCCGAAGGGCCGCAGCCTGCGGTGCCAGCAGCGCCTGGGTGGGCCGCCTGCGGCTGCTGGACCGGGATCCCTTCCGGGCCTTGCTGGAGGAGCGGGGTTGGGAGCACATCCTGTCGCCGGACTATGCGGAGCAGGTGCGGGAGGCCTTCCACCGGGAGCTGCCCCAGCAGCAGCGTCCCCTTCCCCCCCCCGACCGCCCTGGCCGCGCCTTCCCCAGACCCCGCCCCGAGGCCCAGCACCCTCCCCTTTTCTGA
- a CDS encoding DUF2238 domain-containing protein, with product MPRACGLTGNRFLQVLLGCYAVVWLWGAWRPLYPANWLLENWLVFAFLAALLVTARRFRFSDRSYALFVVFLVLHVLGAHYAYANVPLGDWIKVLFHLERNPFDRMVAFSFGLLLAYPVQEVFVRQVGVRGGWSYYLPVEMVLACAAVYEIIEAVTAQLSGPDLGSVYLGAQGDVWDAQMDMAMATLGAILAMLVVWGVRRWQRLR from the coding sequence GTGCCCAGGGCGTGTGGACTGACAGGCAACCGTTTCCTCCAGGTGCTCCTCGGCTGTTATGCCGTGGTCTGGCTGTGGGGTGCCTGGAGACCCCTGTATCCGGCCAACTGGCTGCTGGAGAACTGGCTGGTCTTCGCCTTTCTCGCGGCTCTCCTGGTCACCGCCCGCCGTTTCCGTTTTTCGGACCGGTCCTACGCCCTCTTCGTGGTCTTCCTCGTCCTCCATGTCCTGGGGGCCCACTACGCCTACGCGAATGTTCCGCTCGGAGACTGGATCAAGGTGCTGTTCCATCTCGAGCGGAACCCCTTCGACCGGATGGTGGCCTTCTCCTTCGGGCTCCTCCTGGCCTATCCGGTGCAGGAGGTCTTTGTGCGCCAGGTCGGGGTCCGGGGGGGATGGAGCTACTACCTTCCCGTTGAGATGGTGCTGGCCTGTGCGGCCGTATACGAGATCATCGAGGCGGTGACTGCCCAGCTTTCGGGCCCGGATCTGGGTTCGGTCTACCTGGGGGCCCAGGGGGATGTCTGGGATGCGCAGATGGACATGGCCATGGCCACCCTCGGGGCCATCCTGGCCATGCTGGTGGTCTGGGGGGTGAGACGCTGGCAGCGCCTCAGATGA
- a CDS encoding serine acetyltransferase produces MSDCSFENLVGALVGSYTEEAATRHVDSCSLPDRAVVIEILKQLRELMYPGYFGKQNLESCTLEGHVRELMASISEKLFTQIRLALIHRSVRHGVPVAHVNDRARELVRTFLATLPRLRAILATDVQAAFEGDPAAGDTDEIIFSYPGLLATTIQRIAHELQLLEVPLIPRIMTEYAHTLTGIDIHPGAALGEYFFIDHGTGVVIGETTIIGRHVKLYQGVTLGALSTRGGQGLKGVKRHPTLQDDVTVYSGASILGGETVIGQGAVIASNVFITQSVPSHTRVSTKNPELQYRNRQAEDFIQNPPADWVI; encoded by the coding sequence ATGAGCGACTGCAGCTTCGAGAACCTGGTGGGTGCCCTGGTGGGGAGCTATACCGAGGAAGCCGCCACGCGCCACGTCGACTCCTGCAGTCTGCCGGACCGGGCGGTGGTGATCGAGATCCTCAAGCAGCTCCGCGAGCTGATGTACCCGGGGTACTTCGGCAAGCAGAACCTGGAGTCCTGCACCCTGGAGGGTCATGTGAGGGAGCTGATGGCCTCCATCAGCGAGAAGCTCTTCACCCAGATCCGGCTGGCCCTGATCCACCGCTCGGTCCGCCATGGGGTACCAGTGGCCCACGTCAATGACCGGGCCCGGGAGCTGGTCCGCACCTTCCTGGCCACCCTGCCCCGCCTCCGGGCCATCCTGGCCACCGATGTGCAGGCGGCCTTCGAAGGGGACCCCGCCGCCGGGGACACCGATGAGATCATCTTCTCCTATCCGGGACTGCTGGCCACCACGATCCAGCGCATCGCCCACGAACTGCAGCTGCTCGAGGTGCCCCTGATCCCCCGGATCATGACCGAGTACGCCCACACCCTGACAGGCATCGACATCCACCCCGGTGCCGCCCTGGGGGAGTATTTCTTCATCGACCACGGGACCGGCGTGGTCATCGGGGAGACCACGATCATCGGGCGCCACGTCAAGCTCTACCAGGGGGTGACCCTGGGAGCCCTCTCCACCCGTGGCGGCCAGGGACTCAAGGGTGTCAAGCGCCACCCCACCCTGCAGGACGATGTGACGGTCTACTCCGGGGCCTCCATCCTCGGCGGAGAGACCGTCATCGGACAGGGTGCCGTGATCGCCAGCAATGTCTTCATCACCCAGTCCGTACCCAGCCACACCCGAGTCAGCACCAAGAACCCCGAACTGCAGTACCGCAACCGCCAGGCCGAGGATTTCATCCAGAACCCTCCGGCCGACTGGGTCATCTGA
- a CDS encoding Rrf2 family transcriptional regulator, whose translation MKLSTRSVYGMRAMLALAREHGRGSLFLKDIAEREKLPGTYMEQLMVPLRKAGLVQAVRGARGGYSLARSPSRVTVQEILEALEGPLTLMDCPGGSGCCGHPETCALGDLWQEASEAMNRVFGDTTLAVLLERQLAKVEAPLLNYSI comes from the coding sequence ATGAAGCTCTCCACTCGATCCGTCTATGGCATGCGCGCCATGCTGGCGCTGGCGCGGGAGCATGGCCGGGGCTCCCTCTTCCTCAAGGACATCGCCGAGCGGGAGAAGCTGCCGGGCACCTACATGGAGCAGCTGATGGTGCCTCTGCGGAAGGCGGGCCTGGTCCAGGCGGTCCGTGGGGCCCGGGGGGGCTATTCCCTGGCCCGCTCCCCCTCCCGGGTCACCGTGCAGGAGATCCTGGAGGCTCTTGAGGGCCCCCTCACCCTGATGGATTGTCCGGGGGGCTCGGGCTGCTGCGGCCACCCGGAAACCTGCGCTCTGGGGGACCTCTGGCAGGAGGCCAGTGAGGCCATGAACCGGGTCTTCGGGGACACCACCCTGGCCGTCCTCCTGGAGCGCCAGCTGGCCAAGGTGGAGGCACCCCTGCTGAACTACAGCATCTGA